One stretch of Arthrobacter polaris DNA includes these proteins:
- a CDS encoding tyrosine-type recombinase/integrase, with amino-acid sequence MAREVAKRNVRALSIADVQSLRSWVKAWQNSPDHEXPRAADFIEAVDVFLSTGARIGEVMAWRWEYVDLDTEHPPLIISGTATRYKGSRCSGRTTPRQRSGYRTVALPRFVVETLKHMRSDRSPWPVDFLFPSAAGTVRSPNNFRRQWRNAREGSGYEWVTPHVFRKTVATIIDREYSSKAAAAQLGHSGSAITEKHYIEKAAVAPDLTKALEKFATARPQPKPLGPAALPPSSTGLSL; translated from the coding sequence ATGGCTCGCGAGGTTGCTAAACGCAATGTCCGGGCCCTCAGCATCGCCGACGTGCAGAGCCTACGCAGCTGGGTCAAAGCTTGGCAGAACAGCCCTGACCACGAAGNNCCCCGGGCCGCCGACTTTATCGAAGCCGTCGACGTTTTCCTGTCCACTGGTGCCAGGATCGGCGAGGTGATGGCCTGGCGATGGGAATATGTGGATCTGGATACAGAGCACCCACCCTTGATCATCAGCGGGACCGCAACCCGCTACAAGGGCAGCCGCTGCTCCGGCAGGACCACACCAAGACAGCGCTCNGGATACCGCACCGTGGCACTNCCCCGCTTCGTAGTGGAGACCCTTAAACACATGCGATCCGACCGGAGCCCGTGGCCCGTGGACTTTCTTTTCCCCTCGGCTGCCGGCACGGTGCGCAGTCCCAACAACTTCCGCCGCCAGTGGAGAAACGCCAGGGAGGGCTCAGGCTACGAATGGGTCACCCCGCACGTCTTCCGCAAGACGGTGGCCACCATCATCGACAGGGAATACAGTTCCAAGGCTGCTGCCGCCCAGCTTGGGCACTCCGGCAGCGCCATCACGGAGAAGCACTACATCGAAAAGGCGGCTGTGGCCCCGGACCTGACGAAGGCGCTTGAAAAGTTCGCAACCGCTCGCCCACAACCGAAGCCTTTGGGCCCAGCTGCCTTGCCGCCGTCGAGCACTGGCCTAAGTCTCTAG
- a CDS encoding nucleotidyl transferase AbiEii/AbiGii toxin family protein, whose protein sequence is MSAEKTYQQLIRLGRERRRPGDEMITLYGLERVLSRLAQTRFVNDFSLKGGVLLAAFSMRRPTRDIDMQALEFTLDEAHLRDVLQTICDVEADDGLTFNLDDVRIEEIRDEEEYRGLRVHMPALLHRARLMIKLDVSTGDPIWPAPKPVTLPGILGEDVHLMGNPLETVIAEKSXTILQRGSTSTRWRDYMDIRSIARAYAFTSGELRIAARAVGDFRGVELESISPYLADYDDAAQGKWVAWRRKGQLEELCLPTLGGQLAEIVAFIDPVLVGTLADDTTWNPYSYSWGSANSAELGGTQ, encoded by the coding sequence ATGAGCGCCGAGAAGACCTACCAACAACTCATCAGGCTCGGGAGGGAACGGCGGCGCCCCGGAGATGAAATGATCACACTCTATGGCCTGGAGCGTGTGTTGAGTAGGCTTGCACAAACCCGATTTGTCAACGACTTTTCCCTCAAGGGTGGTGTCCTCCTGGCAGCTTTCAGCATGAGGAGGCCCACGCGGGACATTGACATGCAGGCCCTGGAGTTCACCTTGGACGAGGCCCACTTGAGAGATGTGCTCCAAACGATCTGTGATGTTGAGGCCGACGATGGGCTCACCTTCAACCTTGATGACGTACGGATCGAGGAGATTCGTGATGAGGAGGAGTACAGGGGCCTGCGGGTGCATATGCCCGCTTTACTTCACCGTGCTCGTCTGATGATCAAGCTGGATGTAAGTACAGGGGATCCCATCTGGCCGGCTCCAAAGCCAGTCACTTTGCCAGGGATTCTCGGAGAGGACGTTCATCTCATGGGCAATCCTCTGGAGACGGTCATCGCTGAAAAGTCGNTCACGATTTTGCAGCGAGGGTCCACAAGTACCAGATGGCGGGACTACATGGATATTCGTTCAATCGCCCGAGCCTATGCCTTCACATCAGGGGAACTTCGGATCGCAGCAAGAGCTGTTGGGGACTTCCGTGGAGTCGAACTGGAGTCCATAAGCCCCTACCTTGCGGACTACGACGATGCAGCCCAAGGCAAATGGGTGGCTTGGCGCAGAAAGGGCCAGCTGGAAGAGCTTTGTCTGCCTACCCTTGGCGGGCAGCTTGCTGAGATTGTGGCTTTCATTGATCCTGTGCTGGTTGGAACCCTTGCTGATGACACCACATGGAATCCGTATTCCTACTCTTGGGGATCGGCCAATAGCGCAGAACTGGGCGGGACTCAGTAG